The following proteins are co-located in the Streptococcus anginosus genome:
- a CDS encoding carbohydrate ABC transporter permease: MSTKIQNRLRIIVAHFVLITLSFMCLFFFYILIINATHSHAELQKGFSALPGSSLFSNLSKVANDGSFPMLRGILNSLIISGCTAAICTYFSALTAYGLYVYDFKLKKIAFTFILAILVMPTQVTSMGFLRLITNMGMYDSLLPLIIPSIASPAVFYFMYSYLQASLPVSLVEAARIDGSSEFRTFNTIVLPIMKPAIAVQAIFTFVGSWNNYFIPALVIQSKSKMTVPILIATLRGADYMNFDMGKIYTMILVAIVPIIIVYLFLSKYIIAGVTLGGVKE; encoded by the coding sequence ATGTCAACAAAAATACAAAATCGACTACGCATCATTGTGGCACACTTCGTATTGATAACTTTATCTTTTATGTGCCTCTTCTTTTTCTACATTTTAATAATCAATGCAACTCATTCACATGCCGAGTTACAAAAAGGCTTTTCAGCTTTACCGGGAAGTTCTTTATTTAGTAATCTTTCAAAAGTTGCTAACGATGGCAGTTTCCCAATGCTTCGAGGCATTCTCAATAGTTTAATTATTTCTGGTTGTACAGCAGCTATCTGTACTTACTTTTCAGCACTAACTGCTTACGGACTTTATGTCTATGATTTCAAATTAAAGAAAATTGCCTTTACCTTTATTTTGGCAATCCTAGTTATGCCAACTCAAGTTACATCAATGGGTTTCCTTCGTCTGATTACTAATATGGGAATGTATGACAGTTTGTTACCTTTAATTATTCCAAGTATTGCATCGCCAGCTGTTTTCTATTTCATGTACAGTTACTTGCAAGCTTCTCTACCGGTTTCTTTAGTAGAAGCTGCAAGGATCGATGGTTCTAGCGAATTTCGCACCTTTAATACGATCGTTCTTCCCATCATGAAACCAGCTATTGCTGTTCAGGCCATTTTTACTTTTGTTGGTTCGTGGAATAACTATTTCATTCCAGCTTTGGTTATCCAATCAAAATCCAAGATGACAGTACCAATTCTTATTGCAACTTTACGTGGTGCTGACTATATGAACTTTGACATGGGCAAAATTTATACAATGATTTTAGTAGCCATTGTTCCAATCATTATTGTTTATCTCTTTCTTTCAAAATATATCATTGCCGGCGTTACTCTTGGTGGTGTCAAAGAGTAA
- a CDS encoding carbohydrate ABC transporter permease has protein sequence MRQKRKHINYGKWGYIFILPFFLSFFIFSFVPLIDTVRYSFYEYYQSGIREIGPTFVGLGNYINLLKSDMLRYAGNTMILWLIGFIPQIVIALLLANWFVDARLKIRGKQFFKVVIYLPNLIMASAFAMLFFTLFSTNGPINSILETLGWIKEPIDFMGTAFGTRSLIGVMNFLMWFGNTTIMLMAAIMGINPDIFEAAEIDGCNSRQRFFYITLPMIRPILAYTLITSIIGGLQMFDVPQILTNGQGAPDRTSTTLIMFLNNHLKSKNYGMAGALSVYLFVVSAILCWFVYKMTNNELKMTKHKMKQKARKA, from the coding sequence ATGAGACAAAAACGCAAACACATCAATTATGGAAAATGGGGATATATTTTCATACTCCCCTTCTTCCTGAGTTTCTTTATTTTCTCTTTTGTTCCGCTAATTGACACGGTGCGTTATAGCTTTTATGAATATTACCAATCAGGAATTAGAGAAATTGGGCCGACTTTTGTAGGATTGGGAAATTATATCAACTTACTTAAATCAGATATGTTGAGATATGCAGGGAATACTATGATTTTGTGGCTGATTGGTTTTATTCCGCAAATCGTTATCGCTTTGCTTTTAGCCAATTGGTTTGTAGATGCACGCTTGAAAATTCGTGGTAAACAATTTTTCAAGGTGGTCATTTATCTTCCAAACCTAATTATGGCGTCAGCATTTGCTATGCTTTTCTTTACACTTTTCTCAACTAACGGACCTATCAATTCTATTTTGGAAACTCTTGGATGGATTAAAGAACCAATTGACTTTATGGGCACAGCTTTTGGAACACGTTCATTGATTGGCGTTATGAACTTCTTGATGTGGTTCGGTAATACAACTATCATGCTTATGGCAGCCATTATGGGAATAAATCCAGATATTTTTGAAGCTGCTGAAATTGATGGTTGTAACAGTCGTCAGCGTTTCTTTTATATCACTCTTCCTATGATTCGACCAATTCTTGCCTATACGTTAATTACGTCTATTATAGGTGGGCTTCAAATGTTTGATGTACCGCAAATTTTGACCAATGGTCAAGGGGCACCAGACCGTACGTCTACGACACTCATTATGTTTTTGAATAATCATTTAAAGAGTAAAAACTATGGTATGGCGGGTGCATTGTCAGTTTACCTATTTGTTGTGAGTGCTATTCTTTGTTGGTTTGTCTACAAGATGACTAATAATGAGCTAAAAATGACAAAACATAAAATGAAACAAAAGGCTAGAAAGGCATAG
- a CDS encoding ABC transporter substrate-binding protein — protein MNKKVSAFIAIALAAGTMVGCSAKSNSSTSGKEGKIINIYSWNDEFRQRVEAVYPEVKETSKDGTITKLKDGTEIHWIINPNQDGVYQQKLDEALLKQKSASADDKIDLFLSETDYVNKYSSKKANAAMPLKDLGIDPKKDLADQYNFTKVTASDEDGVQRGSTWQTCPGVLVYRRDIAKAVFGTDDPKIIGEKVKDWATMKATSKELQDKGYLTFASYADTFRLYGNNIKKPWVKAGETTINVGPEVMNWVKDSKEWLDAGYFNKTVKGQWTDDWNKAMSSKSNVFAFLFPAWGIDFTLKPNWDGAKGTWAVTNPPQEYNWGGSYIHGAEGTDNPKHVKDIILALTGNKENLLKISKDYSDFTNTKSGMEEAAKDDKFASDFLGGQNPFKYFAPVAEKIKMAPLSAYDQGCVEVFQNSFNDYLQGKVSFDKAKSNFETAIKERYPEITDIKWPK, from the coding sequence ATGAACAAAAAAGTAAGCGCTTTTATCGCGATTGCTCTTGCGGCTGGAACAATGGTTGGTTGTTCTGCAAAATCCAATTCTTCAACATCTGGAAAAGAAGGGAAAATTATTAATATCTATTCTTGGAACGATGAATTCCGTCAACGTGTAGAAGCAGTTTATCCAGAAGTTAAAGAAACTTCAAAAGATGGTACCATCACAAAACTTAAAGATGGTACGGAGATTCATTGGATTATTAATCCTAATCAAGACGGTGTCTATCAACAAAAGCTAGATGAAGCTTTATTGAAACAAAAATCAGCATCTGCTGATGATAAAATTGACCTTTTCTTATCTGAAACAGACTATGTTAATAAGTATTCTTCTAAAAAAGCGAACGCTGCTATGCCATTGAAAGATTTGGGCATCGATCCTAAGAAAGACTTAGCTGACCAATACAATTTTACAAAAGTTACTGCTTCTGACGAAGATGGTGTTCAACGTGGCTCAACATGGCAAACTTGTCCAGGTGTCCTTGTTTACCGTCGTGATATTGCTAAGGCTGTTTTTGGAACAGATGATCCAAAAATTATTGGCGAAAAGGTTAAAGATTGGGCTACTATGAAAGCCACGTCTAAAGAATTGCAAGATAAAGGTTATTTGACTTTTGCTTCTTATGCAGATACTTTCCGTCTATATGGTAATAATATTAAGAAACCTTGGGTTAAAGCTGGTGAAACAACTATCAATGTTGGACCAGAAGTGATGAATTGGGTGAAAGATTCTAAAGAATGGCTTGACGCTGGATACTTCAATAAAACTGTTAAAGGACAATGGACAGACGATTGGAACAAAGCTATGAGTTCTAAATCAAATGTTTTTGCTTTCTTATTCCCTGCTTGGGGTATTGACTTTACCTTGAAACCAAACTGGGACGGTGCTAAAGGTACATGGGCTGTGACGAATCCACCCCAAGAATATAATTGGGGCGGATCTTACATCCATGGTGCAGAAGGAACTGATAATCCAAAACACGTCAAAGATATTATTTTAGCTTTAACGGGTAATAAAGAAAACCTTCTGAAGATTTCTAAAGACTATTCAGACTTTACTAACACCAAGAGCGGTATGGAAGAAGCGGCAAAAGATGACAAATTTGCTTCAGATTTTCTTGGCGGACAAAATCCTTTTAAATACTTCGCACCAGTTGCTGAAAAGATTAAAATGGCACCATTATCAGCTTATGATCAAGGTTGCGTCGAAGTTTTCCAAAATTCATTCAATGACTATCTTCAAGGAAAAGTAAGCTTTGATAAAGCCAAATCAAATTTTGAAACAGCCATTAAAGAACGTTATCCAGAAATTACAGATATTAAATGGCCAAAATAG
- a CDS encoding YihY/virulence factor BrkB family protein: MKKFVSKIGQNPFLQSFFKFYQASEIDLTSIAVAYYLLISIFPLLLIVVNILPYFQIPITEFLEAMEDVLPESLYEVVAKVTRNLLTQPSSGLLSFSILSALWAFSQSMSFLQKAFNKAYGVAKDRGLISHRLFSLVISLGLQFLFALSLLLTMFGRMSLRLLHSFWEFDDQLYASLQRMTQPTIYTLLFLSLLMLYYFLPNVKIRKIRYVLPGTIFVVFTIGVLLNLFSVYLDTYVNHLMDVRFFSSIFVVVVMIWFTLIAQIMIIGAILNASYQGCHEKEFETRHKQLTARLIKKTKNEKRR, translated from the coding sequence ATGAAAAAGTTTGTTTCTAAGATTGGACAGAACCCGTTTTTACAATCCTTTTTTAAATTTTATCAAGCATCCGAGATTGATTTGACAAGCATTGCGGTGGCATATTATTTGCTGATTTCGATTTTTCCGTTGCTATTGATTGTTGTGAATATATTGCCTTATTTTCAAATTCCGATAACAGAATTTTTGGAAGCAATGGAAGATGTTCTGCCTGAATCGCTGTATGAAGTCGTTGCAAAGGTTACCCGAAATTTGCTAACTCAGCCTTCTTCTGGCTTGTTGAGTTTTTCTATCCTTTCGGCTCTATGGGCATTTTCACAATCAATGTCATTTTTGCAAAAAGCATTTAATAAAGCTTATGGTGTTGCAAAAGATAGAGGTCTGATATCACATAGATTATTTAGTTTAGTCATTAGCTTGGGGTTGCAATTTCTCTTTGCCTTGTCTCTTTTACTGACAATGTTTGGGAGAATGTCGCTTCGCTTGCTTCATAGCTTTTGGGAGTTTGATGATCAACTATATGCCAGTTTGCAAAGAATGACCCAGCCAACTATTTACACCTTGCTGTTTCTTTCTTTACTGATGCTTTATTACTTTTTACCCAATGTAAAAATCAGGAAAATTCGCTATGTTCTGCCGGGAACGATTTTTGTAGTTTTTACGATTGGGGTATTGTTAAATTTATTTTCCGTTTATTTGGACACTTATGTAAATCACTTAATGGATGTCCGATTTTTTAGTTCCATTTTTGTTGTCGTCGTCATGATTTGGTTTACCCTCATTGCCCAAATTATGATTATTGGGGCAATCTTAAATGCAAGTTACCAAGGATGTCACGAAAAAGAATTTGAAACGAGACATAAACAACTGACCGCGCGACTCATCAAAAAAACAAAAAATGAAAAAAGAAGATAA
- a CDS encoding GH36-type glycosyl hydrolase domain-containing protein: MKYGYFDDVNREYVIDKPNTPLPWVNYLGSPEYGAIISNNAGGYSFAKSGANGRILRYVFNNFDQPGRYIYLRDDDSKEFWSASWQPVGKDLTDYHSECHHGMGYTKMMADYDSIHSEVTYYVPKGQSYEVWALEVTNRSNDTRNLTLTGYAEFTNHGNYEQDQVNLQYSLFITRTLFKDNRLIQQIHGNLDTLDDDEQVDEKNVTERFFGLAGNPVASFCGDKKTFLGRYNGYDKPTGISTGDLGNLTSYNENACGALASKVTLAPNESKTLVFILGEKSSPEAQAILKNYDKPKEIVKAEVNDLRSEWEERLINLQVQTPSPEFNTMINTWNAYNCYMTFIWSRAASLIYCGLRNGYGYRDTVQDIQGIIHLKPEMAVEKIRFMLSAQVDNGGGLPLVKFTHKPGHENTPDDSSYVKETGHPAYRADDALWLFPTIYKYIAETGNIAFLDEVIPYANNGEATVYQHLQTAIKFSLDHLGPHGMPAGLYADWNDCLRLGAQGESSFVALQFYYALKILKDFASYKQDDDYLSFLEKIKADMEQKIQDFCWDNDRFIRGFTEKGELIGESQAPEANFWLNPQSWAVISGLASKEQTDLVMDNIYNRLNTSYGAVLMDPPYHGHAFEGALAVIYNQGNKENAGIFSQSQGWLILAEALRGQGERAFTYFIENAPAAQNDQADIRQLEPYCYGQFTEGPASPHFGRSHVHWLTGTASTIMVGCVEGILGLRPDLKGLRLSPAIPKNWDSFIVDKNFRGKHLHITVQNPNHKESGFTRLCLNGKELASPYLPEEILLEKNNVTLIL, encoded by the coding sequence ATGAAATATGGTTATTTCGATGATGTCAATCGAGAATATGTGATTGATAAGCCTAATACCCCCTTACCTTGGGTCAACTATCTCGGCTCACCAGAATATGGTGCTATTATTTCTAACAATGCTGGCGGTTACAGTTTTGCCAAGTCTGGTGCCAACGGACGTATCCTTCGTTATGTTTTTAACAATTTTGATCAGCCTGGTCGCTACATCTATTTGAGAGATGATGACAGCAAGGAATTTTGGTCAGCCTCTTGGCAACCTGTTGGTAAAGATTTAACGGATTACCACAGTGAATGTCACCACGGTATGGGCTATACTAAAATGATGGCCGATTATGACAGCATTCATTCAGAAGTAACTTATTATGTTCCAAAAGGTCAAAGTTACGAAGTTTGGGCTTTAGAAGTGACTAATCGCTCTAATGATACCCGCAACCTAACTCTGACAGGCTATGCTGAATTTACTAATCACGGTAACTATGAACAAGACCAAGTCAATTTACAATATTCACTCTTCATCACACGCACTCTCTTTAAAGACAACCGTCTTATCCAACAGATTCATGGTAATTTAGACACACTAGACGATGATGAACAGGTTGATGAAAAAAATGTAACCGAACGTTTCTTTGGCTTAGCAGGAAATCCTGTCGCTTCCTTCTGCGGTGACAAAAAAACTTTTCTTGGTCGCTATAACGGTTATGATAAACCTACTGGTATCAGCACAGGGGATTTAGGCAATCTGACAAGTTACAATGAAAATGCCTGTGGAGCTTTAGCCAGTAAAGTTACGCTTGCCCCAAACGAAAGCAAAACTCTTGTCTTTATTCTTGGTGAAAAATCATCTCCAGAAGCGCAAGCCATTCTAAAAAATTATGATAAACCTAAAGAAATAGTCAAAGCAGAAGTCAATGATCTACGCTCTGAGTGGGAAGAACGCCTCATAAACCTACAGGTTCAAACACCGAGTCCTGAATTTAATACTATGATTAATACATGGAATGCTTACAACTGCTATATGACCTTTATCTGGTCACGTGCAGCTTCACTCATCTACTGTGGCTTACGAAATGGTTACGGATATCGAGATACAGTACAAGATATCCAAGGAATTATCCACCTCAAACCCGAAATGGCTGTCGAGAAGATCCGCTTCATGCTATCTGCCCAAGTAGATAATGGCGGTGGATTGCCACTAGTTAAATTTACTCATAAGCCCGGCCATGAAAATACACCTGATGATTCTTCTTATGTTAAAGAAACAGGTCACCCAGCTTACCGTGCTGATGATGCTCTCTGGCTCTTCCCAACTATCTATAAATATATAGCAGAGACGGGAAATATTGCCTTCCTTGATGAAGTCATCCCATATGCCAACAATGGAGAAGCTACTGTTTACCAACACTTGCAGACCGCTATCAAATTTTCCCTAGATCATTTAGGACCACATGGCATGCCCGCCGGACTTTATGCTGACTGGAATGATTGCCTACGTTTAGGTGCTCAAGGCGAATCTTCCTTTGTTGCTCTGCAATTCTACTATGCCTTGAAGATTCTCAAAGATTTCGCTAGTTATAAACAAGACGATGATTATCTTTCCTTCCTTGAAAAGATCAAAGCTGATATGGAACAAAAAATCCAAGACTTCTGTTGGGATAATGATCGTTTTATTCGTGGTTTCACTGAAAAGGGGGAACTCATCGGAGAAAGCCAAGCACCAGAGGCTAATTTCTGGCTTAACCCTCAAAGCTGGGCTGTTATAAGTGGTTTAGCAAGCAAAGAACAAACTGATCTTGTCATGGACAATATTTATAATCGTTTGAATACATCTTATGGTGCCGTACTCATGGATCCTCCTTACCATGGCCATGCCTTTGAGGGAGCACTAGCCGTTATCTACAACCAAGGGAATAAAGAAAACGCTGGTATCTTCTCCCAATCTCAAGGTTGGTTGATTTTAGCCGAAGCACTTCGTGGTCAAGGAGAACGAGCCTTCACTTATTTTATAGAAAATGCTCCTGCTGCACAAAATGATCAAGCTGACATTCGACAACTAGAGCCATACTGCTATGGACAATTCACAGAAGGCCCAGCTAGTCCTCACTTCGGACGCTCTCACGTTCACTGGTTAACAGGAACAGCTTCCACCATTATGGTTGGTTGTGTTGAAGGAATTCTTGGATTGCGTCCTGACCTGAAAGGTCTGAGACTCAGTCCTGCTATTCCAAAAAATTGGGATAGCTTCATTGTGGACAAGAACTTCCGCGGTAAACACCTTCACATCACTGTCCAAAATCCTAACCATAAAGAATCAGGCTTCACGAGACTCTGCCTCAACGGGAAAGAGTTGGCTAGCCCGTATCTTCCCGAAGAAATTTTATTAGAAAAAAATAACGTGACTCTAATCTTGTAA
- a CDS encoding GH36-type glycosyl hydrolase domain-containing protein codes for MKQLKFINDTGEFTIHQPENINSLYFPLASEVGLKSAISPNLGGDAKIDQETFLLEPISIDNLHNNRSTRNFWIKNQNGEVASVTGNSAKQEAQKFSIDQEESQLTAGFMWQKLERHLKNLSLKAKVTSFIPHNENVEIMQVDITNTSDDTQTLTAYAAIPIFGRSADNIRDHRNVTSMLHRIKTTKSGVLVCPTMSFDERGHRVNHQIYYVLGFDESGQVPQAFYPTVESFIGKSGSFIQPAAIFNNEKGISAHAKINGREAMGAFRFAPFTLEAGQSKSFIILMGIENDEKNIDTISEKYRNLKTVQQSLTVTKSYWLNKVGVDFHTKEAEFDNFMKWVCFQPFLRRIFGCSFLPHHDYGRGGRGWRDLWQDCLSLLLMEPTEVRNMIINNYKGVRLDGTNATIIGQGEGEFLADRNGISRVWMDHALWPLITTKLYIDQTGDIDILMKEVSYFKDAHVKRGTAIDNLWSEDYGNKQRSTDNDIYTGSILEHLLIQHLTGFYEVGQHNIYRLRGADWNDALDMADENGESVAFTAAYAGNLMELAALIRLLESKTQTKSVEILEEIGLLLKNDTDIYEKVARKHQILDAYVKQCQHKVNGFKVQMSLSEIALNLIQKATWLRQHLQQKEWIDLNETEGWYNSYYDNNGRATDGYYKDKSHMMLTGQVFPIMNHVATDDQIHKIISSADHYLYRPEIGGYRLNTDFQEVKTDLGRMFGFAYGEKENGAVFSHMTVMYAYALYRRGFATKGWKALKALADTSLNFETSCIYPGIPEYFRTDGRGVYHYLTGAASWFMLTMVTEVFGVQGKSGDLVLYPKLLAEQFDNNGQTSIVVPFAGKNFHITYNNPHYKDFGDYVVASANCDNQPLNITDAAFVFLTKKQLELLNNENMHNITITLN; via the coding sequence ATGAAGCAATTGAAATTTATTAATGATACTGGAGAATTTACCATTCATCAACCTGAAAATATCAATTCCTTGTACTTCCCACTTGCTTCAGAAGTTGGATTAAAAAGTGCAATTAGTCCTAATCTGGGAGGCGATGCTAAAATTGATCAAGAAACCTTCTTATTAGAGCCAATCAGTATTGATAATCTACATAACAACCGCTCCACTCGAAATTTTTGGATTAAAAATCAGAATGGAGAAGTCGCTTCAGTAACAGGAAATTCTGCTAAGCAAGAAGCACAAAAATTTAGCATTGATCAAGAGGAAAGCCAGCTAACAGCTGGATTTATGTGGCAGAAACTAGAGCGTCATCTCAAAAATCTATCTTTAAAAGCAAAGGTAACGTCTTTCATTCCTCATAATGAAAATGTTGAAATCATGCAAGTAGACATCACAAACACTTCTGATGATACTCAAACGCTTACTGCCTATGCAGCTATTCCAATTTTTGGACGTAGTGCAGACAACATTAGAGATCACCGTAATGTCACCTCTATGCTACACCGTATCAAGACAACTAAATCCGGTGTTCTGGTTTGCCCAACTATGTCTTTTGATGAACGCGGTCATCGCGTCAATCATCAGATCTATTATGTCCTTGGTTTTGATGAATCTGGACAAGTACCTCAAGCCTTCTATCCAACTGTTGAATCTTTTATTGGCAAAAGTGGAAGTTTCATCCAGCCAGCTGCAATTTTCAACAATGAAAAAGGCATATCTGCTCATGCTAAAATTAATGGTCGAGAAGCCATGGGAGCCTTTCGTTTTGCCCCTTTTACTTTAGAAGCTGGTCAAAGCAAGAGTTTCATCATTCTTATGGGAATTGAAAACGACGAAAAAAATATTGATACTATTTCTGAAAAATATCGTAACCTAAAAACAGTTCAACAAAGTCTGACAGTCACTAAATCCTATTGGCTAAATAAGGTCGGAGTTGACTTCCACACCAAAGAAGCTGAGTTCGATAATTTTATGAAATGGGTATGCTTTCAACCATTTTTACGACGTATTTTTGGTTGTTCCTTCTTGCCTCACCACGATTATGGACGTGGGGGCCGCGGATGGCGTGACTTATGGCAAGATTGCCTCTCTCTACTTCTCATGGAACCTACTGAAGTTAGAAATATGATTATTAATAATTACAAAGGTGTCCGTCTTGATGGAACGAACGCTACTATCATCGGTCAAGGTGAGGGAGAATTCCTTGCTGACCGTAATGGTATTAGCCGTGTTTGGATGGACCATGCTCTCTGGCCATTGATAACAACCAAACTCTATATTGACCAGACAGGCGACATTGATATTCTTATGAAAGAAGTCTCTTATTTTAAGGACGCTCATGTCAAGCGAGGGACAGCTATTGATAACCTTTGGAGCGAAGATTACGGCAATAAACAACGATCTACTGATAATGATATTTACACAGGCAGTATCTTAGAACATTTGCTCATCCAACATTTAACTGGATTTTATGAAGTAGGTCAACACAATATTTACCGTCTCCGAGGTGCCGACTGGAATGATGCTCTTGATATGGCAGACGAAAACGGTGAAAGTGTCGCCTTTACCGCAGCTTATGCTGGGAATCTCATGGAATTAGCAGCACTCATTCGCTTGCTCGAAAGTAAAACACAAACTAAATCTGTTGAGATTTTAGAAGAAATCGGTCTTCTGCTGAAAAATGACACCGATATTTATGAAAAAGTTGCTCGCAAACATCAAATCTTAGATGCTTATGTTAAGCAGTGTCAACATAAGGTCAATGGATTCAAAGTTCAAATGAGCTTGTCAGAAATTGCTCTTAATCTTATTCAAAAAGCTACTTGGTTGCGTCAACATTTACAACAAAAAGAATGGATAGATCTCAATGAAACAGAAGGCTGGTATAACAGTTACTACGATAATAATGGCAGAGCTACCGATGGTTACTATAAGGACAAGAGCCACATGATGCTAACAGGACAAGTTTTCCCAATTATGAATCATGTAGCAACCGATGATCAAATCCATAAGATTATCTCCAGCGCCGACCATTACCTTTACCGCCCAGAAATTGGCGGTTATCGCTTAAATACCGACTTTCAAGAAGTTAAAACTGATCTTGGTCGTATGTTTGGTTTTGCCTATGGCGAAAAAGAAAACGGTGCGGTCTTCTCTCATATGACTGTCATGTATGCTTATGCTCTCTATCGTCGTGGCTTTGCTACAAAGGGCTGGAAAGCTCTCAAAGCGCTAGCTGATACATCTTTGAATTTTGAAACTAGCTGCATCTATCCAGGTATACCCGAATATTTCCGAACTGACGGTCGAGGCGTTTACCACTATCTAACAGGAGCTGCTAGTTGGTTCATGCTGACAATGGTTACTGAAGTCTTTGGAGTTCAAGGAAAATCAGGAGATCTTGTGCTTTATCCTAAACTTCTGGCAGAGCAGTTTGATAATAATGGCCAAACTTCTATTGTAGTTCCCTTTGCAGGTAAAAATTTCCATATCACCTATAACAATCCTCACTATAAGGATTTCGGTGATTATGTTGTAGCATCAGCTAACTGTGACAATCAACCTTTAAATATCACAGATGCTGCTTTTGTATTCTTAACCAAAAAACAACTAGAACTACTCAATAATGAGAACATGCACAATATCACTATTACACTAAATTAA